The proteins below are encoded in one region of Sulfolobus sp. A20:
- a CDS encoding CoB--CoM heterodisulfide reductase iron-sulfur subunit B family protein, giving the protein MSQQEEKQLQKSIEEAFPMADTVNWDEVYQRIIYKYSTPHSLEHVKEELYKLEDKGEIIVHHIKPYNNPVEYQTLNGQPKKIPTTKLWHHKSCGQCGHIPGYPTSVFWVMNKLEIDYLDEPHQTSCTGWNYHASGASNPVALAGVYVRNMWRAYETDYFPLIHCGTSFGHYKEVRNMIILHKEIRDKLRPIMRKLDMDIVIPEEVVHYSEWLYVMSKKAAQQKKYDLSNIKAAVHTPCHVYKLVPEDTIYDPEVFQGRRPAAPSGTVQNFGAKLVDYSTWWDCCGFGFRHILTEREFSRSFALFKKVIPAVEEGNADVFVTSDTGCVTTLDKSQWAGKAHGFNYNLPVLADAQFAALAMGADPYVIAQIHWHATDVEGFLRKIGVPVDDYKEKFIQYLQDLREGKAEPQYLYPKHRKIDFYLSLPDRVKWYKKEQVGK; this is encoded by the coding sequence GTGAGTCAACAAGAAGAAAAACAATTACAAAAGTCTATTGAAGAGGCTTTTCCAATGGCTGATACAGTAAATTGGGACGAAGTTTATCAAAGGATAATTTATAAGTATAGTACACCTCATAGTTTAGAGCATGTTAAAGAAGAATTATATAAGCTAGAAGATAAGGGTGAAATAATTGTCCATCATATAAAGCCTTACAACAACCCCGTGGAATATCAGACATTGAATGGTCAACCAAAGAAGATTCCAACTACTAAGCTATGGCATCATAAGAGTTGTGGGCAATGTGGTCATATACCAGGGTATCCTACTTCAGTGTTTTGGGTAATGAATAAATTGGAAATTGATTACCTAGACGAGCCCCATCAGACTTCATGTACGGGTTGGAATTATCACGCCTCTGGAGCTTCTAATCCAGTTGCCCTAGCTGGAGTATACGTAAGAAACATGTGGAGAGCTTATGAAACAGATTACTTCCCGTTAATACATTGTGGTACGTCTTTTGGACACTATAAAGAAGTTAGAAACATGATAATTTTACACAAGGAAATAAGGGATAAACTAAGACCTATAATGAGAAAACTTGATATGGATATAGTTATTCCAGAAGAGGTTGTACACTATAGTGAATGGTTATACGTTATGAGTAAGAAAGCAGCCCAACAGAAGAAATATGACTTAAGTAACATAAAAGCCGCTGTTCACACACCTTGTCACGTATATAAGCTAGTACCAGAGGATACTATTTATGATCCAGAAGTCTTTCAAGGAAGAAGACCAGCTGCACCATCTGGAACTGTACAAAACTTCGGAGCTAAGTTAGTAGATTATTCCACGTGGTGGGATTGCTGTGGATTCGGATTTAGACATATATTAACAGAAAGAGAGTTTAGTAGAAGTTTCGCGTTATTCAAAAAAGTAATTCCTGCTGTGGAAGAAGGTAATGCTGACGTATTCGTGACCTCTGACACTGGATGTGTAACCACGTTAGATAAGAGCCAGTGGGCAGGAAAAGCTCATGGGTTTAACTATAATTTACCAGTGTTAGCAGATGCACAGTTCGCAGCTTTAGCTATGGGAGCTGATCCCTATGTAATTGCTCAGATTCATTGGCACGCTACAGACGTGGAAGGGTTCTTAAGGAAGATTGGCGTTCCAGTAGATGATTATAAAGAGAAATTCATTCAGTATTTACAAGATCTAAGAGAAGGTAAGGCCGAACCACAATACTTATATCCCAAGCATAGGAAAATTGACTTTTATCTATCGCTGCCAGATAGAGTTAAATGGTATAAGAAGGAACAAGTTGGAAAATAA
- a CDS encoding 4Fe-4S dicluster domain-containing protein, whose amino-acid sequence MATKTLLPALPDDPRFLDMAYEVQESLPEEDRNLISNLKPEERDLAKKFWEAVKSDFRYNEYLRGCLNCGVCTSGCPAAKFYDFGPREMIQYMMRDAVDKIWEFVNKKVWACVQCYTCSMRCPFNNEIAGLIMLLREYAVKFGLESAKQILAPYRRVLLTVITMGNQVTPDMIQPDAFPDWGPQAVEESKNMDVYRKAVPVDLLQRTDIGWHASLQTAVEMMTIFVEAGVLDSIKNVDKDLYDMIMDIYEERKQQLEEIKEKWEKGELNEDELPDSWLDL is encoded by the coding sequence ATGGCTACTAAAACTTTATTACCAGCTCTCCCGGACGATCCCAGATTTTTAGATATGGCTTATGAAGTTCAAGAATCATTGCCGGAAGAGGATAGGAACTTAATAAGTAACTTAAAACCTGAGGAAAGGGATTTAGCAAAGAAATTCTGGGAAGCAGTAAAAAGTGATTTTAGATATAATGAATATCTTAGAGGATGTTTGAATTGTGGTGTGTGTACTTCTGGTTGTCCTGCTGCCAAGTTCTATGATTTTGGTCCCAGAGAAATGATTCAATACATGATGAGGGACGCTGTTGATAAGATTTGGGAATTTGTGAATAAAAAAGTGTGGGCTTGTGTCCAGTGTTATACTTGTTCTATGAGGTGTCCATTCAATAACGAAATAGCCGGGTTAATAATGCTACTTAGAGAATATGCAGTAAAATTTGGGTTAGAATCAGCAAAGCAGATCTTGGCTCCCTATAGAAGGGTATTATTAACAGTAATAACTATGGGTAATCAAGTTACCCCTGATATGATACAGCCTGACGCTTTTCCTGATTGGGGACCTCAAGCCGTTGAGGAATCTAAGAACATGGATGTTTATAGAAAAGCAGTTCCAGTTGATTTATTGCAAAGGACTGATATAGGTTGGCACGCATCACTACAGACCGCTGTTGAGATGATGACAATTTTTGTAGAAGCTGGGGTCTTAGACTCGATTAAGAATGTTGATAAGGATTTATATGATATGATTATGGATATATATGAAGAAAGAAAGCAGCAGCTAGAAGAAATTAAGGAGAAGTGGGAGAAAGGAGAACTCAATGAAGACGAATTACCAGATAGTTGGTTAGACCTATAA
- a CDS encoding sulfurtransferase TusA family protein, protein MVSELRISKTLDVRGMYCPGPVLETAKAIKQINVGEVLEVLATDPAAKPDIEAWARRTGNQILDIKQDNGVTRILIKRVK, encoded by the coding sequence TTGGTGTCAGAGCTTAGGATTTCTAAGACTTTGGATGTTAGGGGTATGTATTGCCCTGGTCCCGTTTTGGAGACTGCTAAGGCTATTAAGCAGATTAATGTTGGTGAGGTTTTGGAGGTTTTAGCTACTGACCCTGCTGCTAAGCCAGATATTGAGGCTTGGGCTAGGAGGACTGGTAATCAGATATTGGATATTAAGCAAGATAATGGTGTAACTAGAATATTAATTAAAAGAGTGAAGTAA
- a CDS encoding DsrE/DsrF/DrsH-like family protein — protein sequence MAEEKKKKLSIIVFSGTIDKLMPVGILTSGAAASGYEVNLFFTFWGLQAISKRSLTSQTPPPIDKNYEQMGPMMMKRMQEMKYPMWHQLVQQAKEVGEVKVFACSTTMEFFGIKREDLAEFVDDVVGVATFLDRAEGGITLFI from the coding sequence GTGGCAGAAGAAAAGAAGAAAAAACTATCCATAATAGTATTCTCCGGTACTATAGATAAACTGATGCCAGTAGGGATATTAACCTCAGGTGCAGCTGCTTCTGGGTACGAGGTAAACTTATTTTTCACGTTCTGGGGGTTACAAGCAATATCAAAGAGAAGTTTAACAAGTCAAACTCCTCCTCCAATAGATAAGAATTACGAACAGATGGGTCCAATGATGATGAAGAGAATGCAAGAAATGAAGTATCCAATGTGGCACCAGTTAGTTCAACAAGCTAAAGAAGTAGGAGAGGTCAAAGTATTTGCTTGCTCCACGACTATGGAATTCTTCGGAATAAAAAGGGAAGATCTAGCGGAGTTTGTAGATGACGTAGTTGGTGTAGCTACCTTCTTAGACAGAGCAGAAGGCGGAATAACTTTATTCATTTAA
- a CDS encoding DsrE family protein, with protein MEQAQTQSQEQEQKKKVLIVVTHGPEDLDRTYAPLFMASIAASMEYETSVFFMIKGPKLLDKKWQEEERKKGNNPFIHFFDMAKDNGVKMYVCIQSLKDMCHMKEDDVVDGIELVGGSTLIDLTMDADRTLFF; from the coding sequence ATGGAACAAGCACAGACTCAAAGTCAAGAGCAGGAACAGAAGAAAAAAGTATTAATTGTAGTTACTCATGGACCCGAAGATCTTGATAGAACGTATGCACCATTATTTATGGCATCTATTGCTGCTTCAATGGAATATGAAACGTCAGTCTTCTTCATGATAAAGGGACCAAAGCTATTAGACAAGAAATGGCAAGAAGAAGAGAGAAAGAAAGGTAACAATCCATTTATACACTTCTTCGACATGGCTAAGGATAACGGAGTTAAAATGTATGTATGCATTCAAAGTCTTAAGGATATGTGCCACATGAAGGAAGATGATGTTGTAGATGGAATTGAATTAGTAGGAGGATCTACGTTAATAGATTTAACAATGGATGCTGATAGAACATTGTTCTTCTGA
- a CDS encoding NAD(P)/FAD-dependent oxidoreductase, producing MEYDAVIVGGGTAGYVAGSVLARSRKKVLVVEKNKFGGVCVNYGCVPSIFLYDVTFLLNRLRELGFYLGLNISAELNENLFFRRNEIVEYLSNAGKKLIEDSGGDTLFGEAKVISPNEIEVDSKIIRFKKLIIASGSSPSPPDLEGVNNAINEDEAVNLNYVPNSMIVIGGGFAGVEISQFFVRLGSNVTLVTRSSILRCVPEDARKVIRESLEFDGIEIIENTFIKKIENKKVIINDNREINGEVVIYATGRKPNFPIGIEKLGLNISPNGIKTDKFRRALENVYAIGDVVDKTNKTAHSAMLDAIIASLHILGDNRLMSVIDQFNFKIPQVVYTDPQVGVVGDVREARKFETFPFNATTRAIIGGLREGYVKIGVNDRDEIVFGEVVGKNAEELINILTIAVNLKLSVEKLALLPFIHPSFSEAITNSAKSFFDLDVDRYKSKDELK from the coding sequence ATGGAATATGATGCTGTGATAGTGGGCGGAGGAACCGCTGGCTATGTGGCAGGGAGTGTATTAGCTAGAAGTAGAAAAAAAGTACTAGTAGTAGAGAAGAATAAGTTCGGTGGAGTATGTGTAAACTATGGTTGTGTGCCAAGCATTTTTCTTTACGATGTAACTTTTTTATTAAATAGATTGAGAGAGCTAGGTTTTTATTTAGGATTAAACATAAGTGCAGAGCTTAATGAAAACTTATTTTTTAGGAGGAATGAGATAGTAGAATACTTATCCAATGCTGGTAAAAAATTAATTGAAGACTCAGGAGGAGATACTCTATTTGGAGAGGCTAAAGTTATCTCACCAAATGAAATAGAAGTGGATAGTAAGATAATAAGATTTAAAAAATTAATTATAGCAAGTGGGTCATCTCCTAGTCCACCAGATTTAGAAGGAGTCAATAATGCTATCAATGAAGATGAAGCTGTAAACCTAAATTATGTACCTAACTCTATGATAGTAATAGGCGGAGGATTTGCAGGTGTAGAGATCTCTCAATTCTTTGTAAGACTAGGATCTAATGTGACTCTAGTAACAAGGAGTTCAATTCTTAGATGTGTCCCAGAGGACGCTAGAAAGGTGATTAGAGAGTCATTGGAATTTGATGGGATAGAAATTATAGAAAATACTTTTATCAAAAAAATTGAAAATAAAAAAGTTATAATAAATGATAATAGAGAGATAAATGGAGAAGTAGTAATATATGCCACTGGCAGGAAGCCAAATTTTCCAATAGGAATTGAAAAGTTAGGATTAAACATTTCTCCCAATGGTATTAAAACTGATAAGTTTAGAAGAGCTTTAGAAAACGTTTACGCAATAGGAGACGTGGTAGATAAAACTAATAAGACTGCACACTCTGCAATGTTAGATGCAATAATTGCCTCATTACACATATTAGGAGATAATAGACTGATGAGCGTGATAGACCAATTCAATTTTAAAATACCACAGGTCGTTTATACTGATCCCCAAGTCGGTGTAGTGGGAGATGTGAGGGAAGCAAGGAAATTTGAGACGTTCCCGTTCAATGCTACAACGAGGGCTATAATTGGAGGATTAAGAGAGGGCTACGTTAAAATCGGTGTTAATGATAGGGATGAGATAGTTTTTGGAGAGGTTGTAGGAAAAAATGCAGAGGAGTTAATTAATATCCTCACTATTGCTGTGAATTTAAAACTAAGTGTGGAAAAATTGGCTTTGCTTCCGTTTATTCATCCCTCTTTCTCAGAGGCAATAACTAATTCAGCGAAGAGCTTTTTTGATTTGGATGTGGATAGATATAAGAGTAAGGATGAGCTTAAATGA
- a CDS encoding thioredoxin family protein, whose translation MSYDYIIKQYSSAIKPNVKILQCKGDDLFDNMKSFLNIEKLNNCEKPVVKVVKDSRTIFTYHGLPIVNELWPFLNALVRLSNDVIHLEEKELELAKQIRGNLKLFVTPDCTKCPITAEFLYQVAQVNENINLEIYDVTEYEDVKEKYRVLSVPKIIYNDKVEIPGTFPTLMILKMILKAHQ comes from the coding sequence ATGAGTTACGATTACATTATTAAACAATACTCTTCTGCAATAAAACCTAATGTAAAGATTCTTCAATGTAAGGGAGATGATTTGTTCGATAATATGAAAAGTTTTCTAAATATCGAAAAACTTAACAACTGTGAAAAACCAGTGGTAAAGGTAGTTAAGGATAGTAGAACAATATTTACCTATCATGGACTGCCTATTGTTAACGAACTTTGGCCTTTCCTTAATGCGCTTGTCAGACTTTCTAACGATGTAATTCACTTAGAAGAAAAGGAGTTAGAGTTAGCAAAGCAGATAAGGGGAAACTTAAAACTATTTGTCACTCCAGATTGTACTAAATGTCCAATTACTGCAGAATTTCTCTATCAAGTTGCTCAAGTTAATGAAAACATTAACTTGGAAATATATGATGTAACTGAATATGAAGATGTTAAAGAAAAGTATAGGGTATTAAGTGTACCTAAGATAATTTATAACGATAAAGTAGAAATTCCTGGAACGTTTCCTACGCTAATGATACTTAAGATGATATTGAAAGCTCATCAATAG
- a CDS encoding DUF1641 domain-containing protein — translation MSLTKDPIEELLKPENLSRLSKLLDALPVIEKVTDKFVEMDRKGQVDMMMSLFDQTISIIDAVQKADLINAIISFGMDQLPKIQAIWPIVEKLTSEKSMELLSQFDIDSMLMTLEKTMPVMKKLTSEKALKILDQLDIDSLIDSTSRLVPVLSKLANEKTVKAIESLDIDSLIELLSKMGPSLNKIANMMNDMYSKGQIDMLMGLMEQGISLLDAVQKADLINAIISFGMDQLPKIQAIWPIVEKLTSERTLNILQSMDWDAMFNAIEALTPMMKQLTSDKAIKIIQQFDIATTLSAVEASIPILKKLTDEKTVKTLSQLDIDSLITLMSKFAELQKTGMMDRLIKLLDIFADPQFINGMILVTEKFSQAFKEWINQIPNVRPVGTLSLLRAGSDKDTGYAIGLMLELAKQVGKTFKS, via the coding sequence ATGAGTTTAACAAAAGATCCTATTGAGGAACTCTTAAAACCTGAAAATTTAAGTAGGCTTAGTAAATTATTGGACGCATTACCAGTAATAGAAAAAGTTACTGATAAATTTGTGGAAATGGATAGAAAAGGACAAGTCGATATGATGATGTCCTTATTTGATCAAACTATTTCAATAATAGATGCTGTCCAGAAGGCTGACCTAATAAATGCAATAATATCGTTCGGAATGGACCAACTACCAAAAATACAAGCAATATGGCCAATAGTAGAAAAACTAACAAGCGAGAAGTCTATGGAATTGCTCTCACAATTTGACATTGATTCTATGTTAATGACACTAGAAAAAACCATGCCAGTAATGAAAAAGTTAACGAGTGAAAAAGCCTTAAAGATTTTAGATCAATTGGATATTGACTCACTTATTGATAGTACTTCTAGGTTAGTACCAGTTCTTTCGAAGTTAGCTAATGAAAAAACTGTGAAGGCTATAGAAAGCCTAGACATTGACTCTTTAATTGAATTATTATCGAAAATGGGCCCAAGTCTAAATAAAATAGCAAATATGATGAACGACATGTATAGTAAAGGGCAAATTGACATGCTAATGGGTCTCATGGAACAAGGCATTTCACTTTTAGATGCTGTCCAGAAGGCTGACCTAATAAATGCAATAATATCGTTCGGAATGGACCAACTACCAAAAATACAAGCAATATGGCCAATAGTAGAAAAACTAACAAGCGAGAGAACTCTGAACATCCTACAGAGTATGGATTGGGATGCAATGTTTAACGCAATTGAAGCGTTAACACCTATGATGAAACAGCTAACTAGTGATAAAGCAATTAAAATCATTCAACAGTTTGATATAGCTACGACGCTAAGTGCTGTTGAGGCAAGTATACCAATACTTAAGAAGTTAACAGATGAGAAAACTGTGAAGACGCTATCCCAACTAGACATAGATTCATTAATAACATTGATGAGTAAATTCGCTGAGTTACAGAAAACTGGAATGATGGATAGATTAATTAAATTACTAGATATATTTGCTGATCCACAGTTCATTAATGGTATGATACTAGTAACTGAAAAGTTCTCGCAAGCCTTTAAGGAATGGATTAATCAGATACCAAATGTTAGACCAGTGGGAACTCTAAGCTTACTTAGAGCTGGAAGTGATAAAGATACTGGATACGCAATAGGATTAATGCTAGAGCTAGCTAAACAAGTAGGAAAGACCTTTAAATCTTGA
- a CDS encoding histone deacetylase family protein, whose amino-acid sequence MSYQPLLGIIWDQRFTEISFSHPMIRDLSKARIREFIKIAKEKLSFIQIKPEKAKIEDLLTVHTKEYVDKLQEASKIPYLGFLDDGDTVHYPGIFDDILLVLGSSLTAIKYSSYLDRIYIPLGGFHHALPNKAMGFCPINDVAITALKLYEKGERVAIVDVDAHHGNGLQQILYDKPILKINIFAYDGHFFPGTGKMDEIGEREGRYYNINIPLPLGSGDDVFEASLEILDLLESFDPTYIIAVVGVDGHRDDQLKSLNLTTNSYNLLGLKLRRFKKKIIAYGGGGYGQMSALSMVNFLEGLMGKIVSYEEPTSSKKEILFDIKNKISRFKGLSYLFS is encoded by the coding sequence TTGAGCTATCAACCCTTATTAGGAATCATTTGGGATCAAAGATTTACTGAAATATCGTTTTCTCATCCGATGATAAGGGATTTATCGAAAGCGAGGATTAGAGAATTCATAAAGATAGCTAAGGAAAAGCTCTCATTCATCCAAATTAAGCCAGAAAAGGCTAAGATAGAAGATTTACTTACTGTTCATACTAAGGAGTATGTGGATAAACTTCAAGAGGCTAGCAAGATCCCTTATTTGGGATTCTTAGATGATGGGGATACTGTACATTATCCGGGGATCTTTGATGATATATTACTAGTTCTGGGCTCTTCCCTCACAGCGATAAAGTATTCTTCATACCTGGATCGCATCTATATTCCCTTAGGAGGCTTTCATCACGCGTTACCAAATAAGGCAATGGGCTTTTGCCCTATAAATGACGTAGCTATTACAGCATTGAAGCTTTATGAAAAAGGAGAGAGAGTAGCTATTGTTGATGTTGATGCCCATCATGGAAATGGATTGCAACAAATTTTATATGATAAGCCCATTCTCAAGATAAACATTTTTGCATACGATGGTCATTTCTTCCCCGGAACCGGCAAGATGGATGAAATAGGTGAGCGAGAAGGAAGGTATTATAACATTAATATACCTTTACCTCTGGGTTCTGGGGACGATGTTTTTGAAGCATCTCTAGAAATACTAGATTTATTAGAAAGCTTTGATCCAACATATATAATTGCGGTGGTTGGAGTTGATGGTCATAGGGATGATCAGTTAAAGTCGCTTAATCTTACTACTAATTCATATAATCTTTTAGGATTAAAGTTGAGGAGGTTCAAGAAAAAGATTATTGCATATGGCGGAGGAGGATATGGTCAGATGTCTGCATTAAGTATGGTTAATTTTTTAGAAGGCTTAATGGGCAAAATTGTCTCCTATGAAGAGCCAACATCGAGCAAAAAAGAGATTTTATTTGACATTAAAAATAAGATCTCAAGATTTAAAGGTCTTTCCTACTTGTTTAGCTAG
- a CDS encoding radical SAM protein encodes MSLRLVSSPDWVRLSFGADMVLGFSPGVFLKGALNTTINLLQYYPDGCKANCLYCGQAREVANGPECKTLIRVEWPLRPLNQVIQRIKERQGNPDYGLQRICVGQLAHPRASPDAIEITKRIREAGIELQISELVTATYTFKHHMIEMRKYGADMIDVAIDAASKRVFDELRGKKARSMHSWERYLKAIDEAVEVFGKKNAGIHLIIGLGETEREAVELMWYAHERGAKISLFAFYPESGTPMEKKRPVPVSVYRRMQIARWLIENDLVTIDSFKFNEKGEVIDIDLPKDLTLDEIAPAFMTSGCPGCNRPYSNERPGKVLKNIPWYPNRQQVISSIKASKLDTLVKILIK; translated from the coding sequence ATGAGTCTTCGTCTGGTCTCAAGTCCAGATTGGGTAAGATTAAGTTTTGGAGCAGATATGGTATTAGGCTTTTCACCCGGTGTCTTCTTAAAGGGAGCACTAAACACTACTATAAACTTACTACAATATTATCCTGATGGTTGCAAGGCTAATTGCTTATATTGTGGCCAAGCCAGAGAAGTAGCTAACGGACCGGAATGTAAAACATTAATTAGAGTGGAATGGCCGTTAAGGCCATTAAATCAAGTTATACAAAGAATAAAGGAAAGACAAGGAAATCCAGATTACGGTTTACAAAGGATATGTGTAGGACAATTAGCTCATCCTAGAGCTTCTCCTGATGCTATTGAAATAACTAAGAGAATAAGAGAAGCTGGAATAGAATTACAAATATCAGAATTAGTAACGGCAACCTACACTTTTAAACATCACATGATAGAAATGAGGAAGTATGGAGCTGATATGATAGACGTTGCAATTGACGCTGCTAGTAAAAGAGTATTTGATGAGTTAAGAGGGAAGAAGGCTAGGAGTATGCATTCTTGGGAACGTTATTTAAAAGCTATTGATGAAGCTGTAGAAGTGTTCGGCAAGAAAAACGCTGGGATCCATTTAATAATAGGCTTAGGAGAGACAGAAAGGGAAGCGGTGGAATTGATGTGGTACGCTCATGAAAGAGGGGCTAAAATATCGCTATTTGCATTTTATCCAGAGTCTGGAACACCAATGGAAAAGAAGAGACCAGTACCAGTTAGTGTGTACAGAAGAATGCAAATAGCGAGGTGGCTAATAGAAAATGATTTAGTAACTATCGATTCATTTAAATTCAACGAAAAAGGAGAAGTAATAGACATTGATTTACCTAAAGACTTAACCCTTGACGAAATAGCTCCAGCCTTCATGACTAGTGGTTGCCCAGGATGTAATAGACCATATTCGAATGAGAGACCTGGTAAGGTTCTGAAGAACATACCATGGTACCCTAATAGACAACAAGTTATAAGTTCAATCAAAGCATCTAAATTAGATACTTTAGTTAAGATATTAATTAAATAA
- a CDS encoding radical SAM protein, producing MRPLFLYAPNLKRYESEYLSSSNGWKAISVTGTYCAFNCKHCGRRVLESMIDGSNLYKIEEELSKAIARGDKGIILSGGSTSRGDVPIWKYSKLLSKYSDRLTIIAHTGVIKNEEIAQKFKESGVKIALLDMVGDNETINSVLGQPFTVDDYLNSFRYLKKVGIRVAPHVIIGLSKKGIEGDLEAIRLLKEVNPDALIIVGLMPLVGTKMVNSRQPSPDDMIRGLKVARDLFNDIPINLGCARPRGKHYLDVEKFAVDYDIDGIAFPEDETFEYARNKRKVFLSHACCGNVILDLMEVINS from the coding sequence ATGAGGCCACTTTTTCTATATGCTCCAAATCTGAAAAGATATGAGTCTGAGTATTTATCGTCTAGCAATGGTTGGAAAGCAATTTCCGTAACCGGAACTTATTGTGCTTTTAATTGTAAGCATTGCGGGAGAAGGGTATTAGAATCCATGATAGATGGTTCTAATTTATATAAGATAGAAGAGGAGTTATCGAAAGCAATAGCAAGAGGTGACAAGGGAATAATACTGTCGGGTGGTTCTACTTCGAGAGGAGATGTTCCCATATGGAAATATTCGAAATTATTAAGCAAATATTCAGATAGATTAACTATTATTGCTCATACTGGCGTTATAAAGAATGAAGAAATAGCACAAAAATTTAAAGAAAGTGGTGTGAAAATCGCACTACTTGATATGGTAGGCGATAATGAAACCATTAATAGTGTCTTAGGACAACCTTTTACAGTTGACGATTATTTAAACTCTTTCAGATATCTTAAAAAGGTTGGAATCAGAGTAGCCCCGCACGTAATAATAGGGTTAAGCAAGAAAGGTATAGAAGGTGATCTTGAAGCAATAAGGCTTCTTAAAGAGGTTAACCCAGATGCCTTAATAATTGTAGGACTAATGCCGTTAGTGGGCACGAAGATGGTAAACTCTAGACAGCCATCTCCAGATGACATGATAAGAGGACTTAAAGTAGCTAGAGACTTGTTCAATGATATTCCGATTAACTTAGGTTGTGCAAGGCCTAGAGGAAAACATTACTTAGATGTAGAAAAATTTGCTGTTGATTATGATATTGATGGGATAGCTTTTCCAGAAGATGAAACTTTCGAATACGCAAGAAACAAGAGAAAGGTTTTTTTGAGTCATGCGTGTTGTGGTAATGTAATTTTAGACTTAATGGAGGTGATCAACTCATGA